The genomic interval CTCGTCCGTCTCGACGAATCCGCGCAGGCTGTAGGTCCATTCCTCCAGGCTGCGGGTGTCGGCGAGATAGTCGTAGACCGCGCGCGGCGGTGCGTCGATGTAGGCCTGCACCGGGCAGAATTCGCCGTAGATCTGATCGTGCGGATACACCGAACGCAGCATGTCCATGATGACCGGCGTGGTCGCCTCGCGATCGGAGTTCTCGATGCGCAGCACGCCCGGCAACTCGTGCTCGGGGATATCGCTGAGCGCGGGCAGGGAACTGGTGGTCACGGGTTCCTCCTCGGAGTCGACAGAAACGGGGTGAACGGCGGGATCTCGTCCGGATCGCAGTCGATCGAGACGAACGACGGCCCGGGGGTCTCGAAGCAGCCGGCCAGGACGGCGGTCAGCTCGCCCGGGTCGGCGGGCGAATAGGACGGCAGCCGCGGGAACATCGCGGCCAGCCCCGCGCCGAGCCGCGCGGGGTGGAAACGGTTGAAGCTGTAGCGGTCTCCGTAGTACAGCTGTTCGCGAGTGACGCACATGGCATGTGCGTTGTTGTTGAGCACGATGAAGGTCACCGGCAACTCGTGCTCGATCGCGGTGTGGATTTCCATGCCGTGCATGAAGAACGCACCGTCACCGGCGACCACGACGGTCCGACGCACCCCGCCGTCGGGACGCCGCCGCCGCGCGCAGGCCGAGCCGATGCCCGCGCCGAAGGCATACCCCATCCCGCCCATGCCGAGCGCCACGACGAACCGGCCGTCGCGGGGCAGGCGCAGGTGGTGCACCACCGACGCGCCGGTATTCCCGGCATCGGCGAACACGTCGGTCCCGGGTTCCAGTGCGGCGTTGAGGGTTTCGACGATGTCGCGATAACGCAGGCCGGGGCCGGTGGCGGGTGGCACCTCCAGTGCGGTGAGCAGGCGCGGCGGCGGGGCCGAGAAGGCGGCGTCGGTATCCGGCACCGGCAGGAGCTCCCGAGCGACGGGCGACTCCCCCGCCGGGTGGTCGACAAGTTCGGCGAGCACCGCCTTCAGGTCGGTGGCGTTGGCGTGCAGCGCGTCCGGGTAGGGCGGTTCGGCGCCCACGCTGGCGACCGCCGTCCGGGCCAGCGCGTCCTCCAGCCCCGCCCGTGCGGTGATCGGCATGCGGGTACCGACCAGCAGGCACAGCGCCGAGCGGCGCACGGCGTCGACCAGCTCCGGGTGGCCCATG from Nocardia wallacei carries:
- a CDS encoding thiamine pyrophosphate-binding protein; protein product: MPSRTVDYLVRAVGALGVRHIFGVDGANIEDLYDAIFDTPQDITGVVAKHEFSAATMADGYARSSGRLGVVCATSGGGAMNLVAGLAESFASRVPVLALVGQPPTALAGRGAFQDTSGLAGTFDATRLFEQVAHYCARVDTVESLSGQLNRAITAARGGGPAVLLLPKDVQQADAGDLPPFRPPLPAHTRDEAGLIRVRAALESARATGKITIIAGDQVARSDARAQLRQLATVLDAAVGVAPDAKDVYDQSEPGFCGVSGSMGHPELVDAVRRSALCLLVGTRMPITARAGLEDALARTAVASVGAEPPYPDALHANATDLKAVLAELVDHPAGESPVARELLPVPDTDAAFSAPPPRLLTALEVPPATGPGLRYRDIVETLNAALEPGTDVFADAGNTGASVVHHLRLPRDGRFVVALGMGGMGYAFGAGIGSACARRRRPDGGVRRTVVVAGDGAFFMHGMEIHTAIEHELPVTFIVLNNNAHAMCVTREQLYYGDRYSFNRFHPARLGAGLAAMFPRLPSYSPADPGELTAVLAGCFETPGPSFVSIDCDPDEIPPFTPFLSTPRRNP